The Plasmodium berghei ANKA genome assembly, chromosome: 8 genome has a segment encoding these proteins:
- a CDS encoding RNA helicase, putative, which translates to MMTNWYFMQIINQKNGTLCKNLKSSLFKTKVLRNISITRRVRKRNIQTNMNDDGNFEINKGMGEQDSIKRNIKNINKSILREKREKIKDELYKNSFLNYNFKINIYLKLNELKIYNPTEIQKNVIPLLLQRKEEKELTKNKNEMNIMSSQNLYKNILKNRAYINNYLKSNSYMDADFYDLEKYKCVDTYEDDRYANRKYNKCENNEINTTKNSKNVAKCFNDIYVIVSPDNSGKTLSYFLPIIDNFYKNNENIMTNLSNFYNFLNKYNYKKYRNKLFRKKEKLRYLKNKENLFFNISYEKFKVKNRYIYMRKYNNSNVSNSYINNKKNNKLNSLKHKKNIYFPYAIILTNTREAACELFSFLKCFDINIELLAGGYGNKKKSIKKFHVQSFHSNKKEEINFCDNDDMSSKNLGSCFNTESQFISANNFLKKIKNNSQKKNVINYNIDVLIGTPDKIFEKLDNAKNKHLYNLKFLKYLVVEESETLCNPFNEKKLQLIFNHVKNYTNMYYFKRPALINHDGTHNDTEHEEKKETQKLEDEEKADKINTRKRSNNTIKELNKKYTSLGEEANENDQDDESEIRDEKNNSSAINNEEIDNPRDETKPVKTINTNESIIKKIESIENVKNTINSNIPITIFVSATKTFCISEFLSNNIRSKYVQQIINLNSHDIRNEIKHVFINSKSKEKVSLLLEILSNKELKTKEGNNHIQRNENKGVKGNSHMFLNKYVIFCNTRKSVMNLKDILSELKYKVSCIHNEMNYKDRSQNYRDFKKSKTNILICTNILSRGVQFENCEIINYDISNNINDYIYKSSKVNINKFNNTSNSLTSFFNKKNTSIVNEIIEKTVDKKQIIFQNLNKKVSRMLNIHNKYYDIIKKKKKYQKRGGRKALNMAPRRNCLSKKNKILSKKLYFYHKMSIERKRLIKKGILKGHEKIPRYPNRKAEIYDSNEYNNVTKLEDGSLQILRKKRKSKKHANDEQGSYNQETIILDNMPTYEDETKIKEKKHQKKTYF; encoded by the coding sequence ATGATGACAAATTGGTACTTTATGCAGATAATAAATCAGAAAAATGGAACACTTtgtaaaaatttgaaatCAAGTCTTTTCAAAACAAAGGTATtaagaaatatatcaattaCACGACGAGTacgaaaaagaaatatccAAACAAATATGAATGATGATGGAAATTtcgaaataaataaaggaATGGGGGAACAAGACTCaataaaaaggaatattaaaaatataaacaaatcaATACTTAGGGAAAAGcgtgaaaaaataaaagatgaattatataaaaatagttttttaaattataattttaaaataaatatatatttaaagcTTAATgagttaaaaatatataacccAACagaaattcaaaaaaatgtaattcCGTTGTTGCTACAAAGAAAGGAAGAAAAAGAGCTTacgaaaaataaaaatgaaatgaatataatgtcttcacaaaatttatataagaacattttaaaaaatagagcatatattaataactATTTAAAATCGAATTCATATATGGATGCtgatttttatgatttagaaaaatacaaatgtGTTGATACATATGAAGATGATAGATATgcaaatagaaaatataataagtgtgaaaataatgaaataaatacaacaaaaaatagtaaaaatgtAGCAAAATGctttaatgatatatatgttattgTTAGTCCAGATAATAGCGGTAAAACGCTGAGTTATTTTCTTCCTATTATtgacaatttttataagaataatgaaaatattatgacgAATTTGtctaatttttataactttttaaataaatataattacaaaaaatatcgAAATAAACTATTCcgtaaaaaagaaaagttAAGATAccttaaaaataaagaaaatttattttttaacatatcctatgaaaaatttaaagtaaaaaatagatatatatatatgagaaaatataacaattcCAATGTCAGTAATagttatattaataataaaaaaaataataagctTAATAGCTTAaagcataaaaaaaacatttattttccatatGCCATTATATTGACAAATACTAGAGAGGCAGCTTGTGaacttttttcatttttaaaatgttttgatataaatatcgAGCTTTTGGCTGGTGGttatggaaataaaaaaaagtccATCAAAAAATTTCATGTCCAATCTTTTCACTCTAATAAGaaagaagaaataaatttttgtgATAACGACGATATGTCCAGTAAGAATCTAGGTAGCTGCTTCAACACAGAATCTCAATTTATTAGTGccaataattttttgaaaaaaataaaaaataattctcaaaaaaaaaatgttataaacTACAATATCGATGTTTTAATAGGAACACCtgataaaatttttgaaaaattagaTAATGCTAAAAATAAGcatttgtataatttaaaatttttaaaatatttagtaGTAGAAGAATCTGAAACATTGTGTAATCcttttaatgaaaaaaaacttcAACTTATATTTAACCATGTTAAAAATTACacaaatatgtattattttaagaGACCTGCATTAATAAATCATGATGGGACTCATAATGATACTGAACATGAAGAGAAAAAAGAGACACAAAAATTAGAGGATGAAGAAAAGGcagataaaattaatactAGAAAGAGGAGTAATAATACTATTAAAGAAttgaacaaaaaatatactagTCTTGGTGAAGAAgctaatgaaaatgatcaAGATGATGAATCAGAAATTAgggatgaaaaaaataatagttcCGCTATTAACAATGAAGAGATAGACAATCCTCGTGATGAAACAAAACCTGTAAAGAcaataaatacaaatgaaAGCatcatcaaaaaaattgaaagtattgaaaatgtaaaaaatacgataaattcaaatattCCTATTACAATATTCGTATCAGCAACAAAAACATTTTGTATAAGTGAATTTTTGAGCAATAATATCAGAAGTAAATATGTGCaacaaataattaatttgaATAGCCATGACATTCGCAATGAAATAAAGcatgtttttattaatagCAAAAGCAAGGAGAAAGTTTCTTTACTTCTCGAAATTCTTAGCAATAAAGAGTTGAAAACAAAAGAAGGAAATAATCATATTCAAAGAAATGAAAACAAAGGTGTAAAAGGTAATTCACATATGTTTTTGAacaaatatgtaatattttgtaatacTCGAAAAAGTGTAATGaatttaaaagatatattatcaGAATTAAAATACAAAGTCAGTTGTATTCATAATGAAATGAATTATAAAGACAGGAGCCAAAATTATAGggattttaaaaaaagcaaaacaaatatattaatatgtacAAACATACTAAGTAGAGGTGTACAATTTGAAAATTgtgaaattataaattatgatattagtaataacataaatgactatatttataaatctAGCAAAGTCAacataaacaaatttaataacACAAGTAATTCATTAACATcgttttttaataaaaaaaatacaagtatagtaaatgaaattatagaaaaaactgttgataaaaaacaaataatttttcaaaatttaaataaaaaagttagTAGAATGcttaatatacataataaatattatgatattataaaaaaaaaaaaaaaatatcaaaagaGGGGTGGAAGAAAAGCATTAAATATGGCGCCTAGAAGAAATTGCCtcagtaaaaaaaataaaattttgtcaaaaaaattatatttttatcataaaatgAGTATTGAGCGAAAGAGGCTTATCAAAAAAGGGATACTTAAGGGTCACGAAAAAATACCACGATATCCAAATAGAAAAGCAGAGATATATGATAgcaatgaatataataatgtaacCAAATTAGAAGATGGATCATTACAAATATTAAGGAAAAAGAGGAAATCGAAAAAACACGCAAATGATGAACAAGGAAGCTATAATCAAGAAACTATCATTTTGGACAATATGCCAACTTATGAGGATGAGacaaaaataaaggaaaaaaaacatcaaaaaaaaacatatttctAG
- a CDS encoding 40S ribosomal protein S29, putative: protein MGCIQNVHPKKYGQGSRQCRVCSNRHAIIRKYNINICRQCFRERADIIGFKKYR, encoded by the exons atGGGTTGTATACAAAACGTTCACCCCAAAAAATACGGTCAAGGATCAAGGCAATG CCGAGTATGCTCCAACAGGCACGCCATcataagaaaatataacatcAATATATGTAGACAATGCTTTAGAGAAAGAGCTGATATAATTGGATTTAAAAAG TATAGATAA
- a CDS encoding importin-7, putative, protein MANALDVRTFCEMLEGSLSASRGKRIQCEEYLKQVPKIAGYINTTLDIVKSVNVIDDNIRISASIFLKNSIKNNYESLEKEEICILIKDIYESLLYLEMKDKQLYVQLFEIMKILIHKNFPEDFFILENILNDINQRKDVRKLYVSLYCLKLIFKKLKIKKKENYELYTEILNKYLYPLINCLYDLSSLDINNNDVSEILSIICKIYYYVNDSFLIKEVIILEYMDNYFSLFDHILKNEINIPNYINDENYLKTLPQYKCKRIVLDIVTRLLSRYINANYNKFNNDLSEKFCQNFLNKWLCPFFDDFIIILQTYDRNKKSLTDECLIYIIQGLSYGVENAVIYKNYIKSNIEFLVKNIIFPLLCYNDDDVEKILYDEYDYTMNIFNTYSVEDKKVSVTSFIKDLTRYRGVKHTSELFILCENVISAYNQNYASIYSDLNTGIISPANTQGADNNSIDSEKLEQVLRNKFCKYKYGALKVLECLYNRLCDKKRNMNIEEFLKTYIENDLNSPNYLLCYQSIVTYCSFIKKIEQFKDINGLLRNYEIILNHMKSSSLLIRVASASYIKKFFKIKNYVLKDAIIKTIPILIERLLNVIKEVKCEYIVMTLDNLAYTYKDYITPYVNDVVIALCSSFVFLINKKETDEENTKGGRTSNSFENSLRNDNNGNTMNNNLTDDNNSSLFKDTNFSINGDEKKDKKNENEELDLNSVILSILTAILSLLDSVNESNKAQIYRSTLSYLYVVVDETFKSPSIDYLEEALSLLTNITYYLDIDEQVYMRFEKLYDIFYFNTDDNLKLQELNAIRNNPQLALTTDMILNEKNTDAYFYDFIFDLSFSLGVFDNIISKATQYFINIYSERYCMKYTHMIYRLGIFALHSRIIKSSCKLFYILFEATVKIRGIDELIEPILTAFSLKLFKHDQVQALLLSQKKAKDTPSGADNNGTNDGADSLCSEYDEDILSKTSIEYIKKLFYSIIIYDAEKFFIFFNKMNKTNYILLFLSNMTDVKINSTRKMYVLAMSAILENIHNPNISMHISEVNSFIINIANVANDYHINRNNNDSSEKSIDSKSSSGDENSEIDIDENEDATNDKAFKLIKTIEALEKKNDLKIKLKDHVIENVDELAQIQGDNQTQNKLRRNFNQNPDNEEDDEDDDDDDDDYYDYDDCSDYSSDEYRNGFFDDINPFKTLYDATFNFYKKYENLCNQEILGKIKYLVDADLTAQMQETSK, encoded by the coding sequence ATGGCAAATGCATTGGATGTGCGAACGTTTTGCGAAATGCTAGAAGGATCCCTAAGTGCATCAAGGGGAAAACGAATTCAATGTgaagaatatttaaaacagGTTCCCAAAATAGCGGGATACATCAATACAACATTGGATATAGTAAAAAGTGTGAACGTAATAGATGACAATATACGAATTTCTGCTtcgatatttttaaaaaatagtataaaaaataattatgagagtttagaaaaagaagaaatatgcatattgataaaagatatatatgaaaGCTTATTATACTTAGAAATGAAAGATAAACAATTATATGTTCAATTATTTGagattatgaaaatattaatccATAAGAATTTCCCTGaagatttttttattttagaaaatatattaaatgatataaatcaAAGAAAGGATGTAAGGAAGTTATATGTTAGTTTATACTgcttaaaattaatatttaaaaaattaaaaattaaaaaaaaagaaaattatgaattatacacagaaattttaaataaatatttatatccaCTAATAAACTGCCTATATGATTTAAGCTCAttagatataaataataatgatgtGAGTGAGATATTAAGTATTATATGCAAAATTTATTACTATGTTAATGAtagttttttaattaaagaGGTTATAATTTTAGAGTATATGGATAACTATTTTAGTTTATTTGatcatatattaaagaatgaaataaatataccgaactatattaatgatgaaaattatCTAAAAACTTTACCACAATATAAATGCAAGAGAATAGTTCTAGATATTGTTACAAGATTATTATCAAGATATATCAATGCTAATTACAATAAGtttaataatgatttaaGTGAAAAATTTTGTCAaaactttttaaataaatggtTATGCCCATTTTTTGAcgattttataataatattgcaAACTTAtgatagaaataaaaaaagtttaaCTGATGAGTgcttaatatatataatacaaggTTTATCATATGGTGTTGAAAACGcagttatatataaaaattatataaaaagtaatatCGAATTTTtagttaaaaatattatattccCATTATTATGCTACAATGATGACGATGTAGAAAAAATACTGTATGATGAGTATGATTATacaatgaatatatttaacacATATTCTGTTGAAGACAAAAAAGTTAGTGTCACTTCTTTTATAAAAGATCTCACTAGATATAGGGGCGTGAAACATACATCCGAACTTTTTATTCTTTGCGAAAATGTTATTAGTGCATATAATCAAAATTATGCTTCGATATATAGTGACCTTAATACTGGAATCATTTCACCAGCCAATACCCAAGGGGCAGATAACAACTCTATAGATTCAGAAAAACTTGAGCAAGTTTTAcgaaataaattttgtaaatataaatatggtGCTCTAAAAGTATTAGAGTGCTTATATAACAGATTATGTGACAAAAAACGAAATATGAACATCGaagaatttttaaaaacatatatcGAAAACGACTTAAATAGCCccaattatttattatgttaCCAATCGATTGTAACATATTGCTcgtttataaaaaaaattgaacaATTTAAAGATATTAATGGACTTTTACGTAATTATGAAATCATATTAAATCACATGAAGAGCTCAAGCTTGTTAATTCGTGTAGCTAGTGCAtcttatattaaaaaattctttaaaattaaaaattatgtattaaAAGACGCCATTATAAAAACCATACCGATTTTAATCGAGCGGTTATTGAATGTCATTAAGGAAGTTAAATGTGAATATATTGTTATGACACTAGATAATTTGgcttatacatataaagaCTATATAACTCCATATGTTAATGACGTTGTTATAGCACTATGCTCAagttttgtttttctaaTAAATAAGAAAGAAAcagatgaagaaaatactAAAGGAGGTAGAACTTCAAACTCGTTTGAAAACAGTTTAcgaaatgataataatggaaataCAATGAATAATAACTTGAcagatgataataatagttCACTATTTAAAGATACAAACTTTAGTATAAATGgggatgaaaaaaaagataaaaaaaatgaaaatgaagagTTAGATTTAAATTCCGTTATTTTATCTATTTTAACTGCAATTTTAAGTTTGCTTGATTCCGTTAATGAAAGTAATAAAGCTCAAATTTATAGAAGCACTTTatcttatttatatgtcGTTGTTGATGAAACATTTAAATCACCATCTATTGACTACCTTGAAGAAGCATTGTCACTTCTTACTAATATCACATATTATTTAGATATAGATGAACAAGTTTATATGCGctttgaaaaattatatgatatattttattttaatactgatgataatttaaaattgcAAGAATTAAATGCAATTAGAAATAATCCACAACTTGCTTTAACCACGGATATgatattaaatgaaaaaaatacagatgcttatttttatgattttatttttgactTATCATTCTCTCTTGGAGTTTTTGACAACATTATTTCGAAAGCAActcaatattttattaatatatatagcgAAAGATACTGTATgaaatatacacatatgATATATAGATTAGGTATATTTGCTTTACATTCACGAATTATTAAAAGCAGTtgcaaattattttatattttatttgaagCCACAGTAAAAATCCGAGGAATCGATGAATTGATAGAACCAATTTTAACAGCTTTTTCATTAAAGTTATTTAAACATGACCAAGTTCAGGCATTATTATTAAGCCAGAAAAAAGCAAAAGATACTCCATCAGGAGCAGATAATAATGGAACTAATGATGGGGCTGATAGCTTATGCAGTGAATATGATGAAGATATATTAAGCAAAACGAGtattgaatatattaaaaaattattttattcgataataatttatgatGCTGAaaaattctttattttttttaacaaaatgaataaaacaaattatatattactatttttatcaaatatgACTGATGTCAAAATTAATTCAACGCGAAAAATGTACGTATTAGCTATGAGTGCAATACttgaaaatatacataatcCTAATATAAGTATGCACATAAGTGAAGTCAAttcttttataataaatattgcAAATGTTGCAAACGACTACCAtataaatagaaataataatgactCATCAGAAAAATCAATAGATTCAAAATCTTCATCAGGAGATGAAAATAGCGAAATTGACATTGATGAAAATGAGGATGCTACTAATGATAAagcatttaaattaattaaaactATTGAAgctttagaaaaaaaaaatgatctTAAAATTAAACTTAAAGATCATGTTATAGAAAATGTTGATGAATTAGCACAAATACAAGGAGATAATCAAActcaaaataaattaagaAGAAATTTTAATCAAAATCCTGACAATGAAGAAGATGATGAAGATGATGATGATGATGACGACGATTATTATGACTATGACGATTGCTCAGATTATAGTAGCGATGAATATCGAAATGGCTTTTTTGATGATATTAATCCTTTTAAAACTTTATATGATGCAacctttaatttttataaaaaatatgaaaatttatgtAACCAAGAAATATTAGGAAAAATTAAGTATCTTGTTGATGCTGATTTAACTGCACAAATGCAGGAAACATCAAAATAA
- a CDS encoding ATP synthase subunit C, putative yields the protein MNRFFFNTLNSSALFQNFKFKSSFLNTGYSIASRSVTINAGNTISNNGLYKNYNFLRFYHTSPFMCKTINTQNPNVILKDEKNSINTKLGVRHDSGIASLSAAIALMSVGGVAQGIGSLFSALVLGTSRNPSIKDELFTYTLIGMGFLEFLGIICVLMSAVLLYS from the exons atgaataggtttttttttaatacgCTAAACTCTTCGGCgctttttcaaaattttaaatttaagagctcatttttaaatacgGGATATTCAATAGCAAGTAGAAGTGTAACAATCAACGCTGGAAATACCATTTCAAATAATGGcttatacaaaaattataattttctcaGATTTTATCATACCTCACCATTTATGTGTAAAACAATTAATACCCAAAACCCCAATGTTATCCTCAag gacgaaaaaaatagcatTAACACTAAATTAGGTGTTAGGCATGATAGTGGCATAGCAAGTTTATCAGCAGCTATTGCATTGATGTCAGTTGGAGGG GTTGCTCAAGGTATTGGAAGTTTATTTTCAGCTTTGGTTTTGGGTACTAGTAGAAATCCATCGATAAAAGACGAATTATTTACTTATACTTTAATTGGGATGGGTTTTTTGGAATTTTTag gTATTATTTGTGTCTTAATGAGCGCAGTTTTactatattcataa